A window of Fluoribacter dumoffii NY 23 contains these coding sequences:
- a CDS encoding YbhB/YbcL family Raf kinase inhibitor-like protein — protein sequence MKKYTLLLFLVLSLFHYNSFANTFTIKSSAFKMNSMIPDQYTCNGVDQSPPLTWSNIPPNTQSLALVVDDPDAPDGTWTHWIVFNIPPTVKELGAGAPVPPGASNAKNSWGGLGYRGPCPSLGAHSYHFKLYALDTILDLGDGTTRDIVLNAITGHVIGSAELVGLYQTFKKPAAAPNNTPAQ from the coding sequence ATGAAAAAATATACCCTGCTTTTGTTCCTGGTGCTTTCTTTGTTTCACTACAACAGCTTTGCAAATACATTCACCATAAAAAGTTCTGCATTCAAAATGAATTCAATGATTCCGGATCAATACACCTGTAATGGGGTCGATCAATCACCCCCTTTAACATGGAGTAACATTCCTCCTAATACCCAGTCACTGGCTTTAGTGGTCGATGACCCAGATGCGCCCGATGGCACCTGGACCCATTGGATAGTGTTTAATATACCGCCTACTGTAAAAGAATTAGGAGCTGGAGCCCCGGTTCCTCCCGGAGCTTCAAATGCCAAAAACAGTTGGGGCGGTTTAGGCTATCGCGGTCCTTGCCCTTCTCTTGGAGCCCACAGTTATCATTTTAAATTATATGCCTTAGATACGATATTGGATTTGGGAGATGGTACAACTCGAGATATTGTCTTAAATGCGATAACGGGACATGTTATTGGCAGTGCGGAGTTGGTCGGCCTTTATCAAACCTTTAAAAAACCTGCTGCTGCGCCAAATAACACCCCTGCTCAATGA
- the thpR gene encoding RNA 2',3'-cyclic phosphodiesterase, with protein MHTLRVFFAILFPSKTHVELANYLHALQEVFSPDCIRWVQPEKMHITLQFLGNLPQAQLMQVTENVRTALTNQPAFQLELGHLEWFPTAHRPKVVSLGIQPEAPLAKLSATMGNVLISLNVPIETRPFRAHLTLGRLMRNKIPKELLKTMTVPVFSPINVTKIYLIESRPEKGEQNYYSLAEFKLLAGMVS; from the coding sequence ATGCATACACTGCGAGTATTTTTTGCAATTCTCTTTCCAAGTAAAACACACGTTGAATTAGCAAATTACCTACACGCTTTACAGGAGGTGTTCTCTCCGGATTGCATTCGTTGGGTCCAACCTGAAAAAATGCATATCACCTTGCAATTTTTAGGAAATTTACCCCAAGCACAGCTGATGCAGGTTACTGAAAATGTGCGGACAGCATTAACAAACCAGCCGGCATTTCAACTCGAATTGGGACATCTGGAATGGTTTCCAACAGCACATCGTCCCAAAGTTGTCTCCTTAGGTATTCAACCGGAAGCTCCTTTAGCCAAATTATCGGCAACGATGGGAAATGTTCTCATTTCTTTAAATGTTCCAATCGAAACGCGACCTTTTCGTGCACATTTGACTCTGGGACGATTGATGCGTAATAAAATACCCAAAGAATTATTAAAGACCATGACCGTACCCGTTTTTTCACCAATTAACGTGACCAAGATATACCTCATTGAAAGCAGACCTGAAAAAGGAGAGCAAAACTATTATTCATTGGCTGAATTTAAATTATTGGCAGGCATGGTTTCATGA
- a CDS encoding TolC family protein: protein MKPKIILFNLFALLLGGCCKNCVVPEQVNYPKNARSGIKYTNSTTDLSRVAWWNKLRDPELNQLIAKALACNDTVKRSYATIEQAQAQLKAAQYAWIPTLDATATGFAGGTWNSHVTPRGQLANSPFFSNLSNLRFRGYYAGFVPRYTVNILNNIYNIKAAKASLAMEQAQSQSTKLGIISQMSGAYFMLLSQREQLAVEKELTNDLKKLHQLEQIRFRKGASNIEIPINIDQQLAQEEAKIPQIESVIAQSENTIHLLLNQNPGPIATHRSVLSLNLSHLIPSSLPSSVLKNRPDLIIALNNLKIAEAQIGMAYSAFFPTITLTSLIGGASVDLRNLLKLSTNIWVAQAAASTKIFNASSYADIKSAKAGFKATYYDYLYTLHSAFADVDDALTNEQNNNLSYLQTQKGYQAARKAYRVALAQYKSGARDYRNVINAKINLDRSKLNLIQEKAQLLDSIVQVYNEVAGGYDAEIITRASKQPGKSRQSQMSL, encoded by the coding sequence ATGAAACCTAAAATTATCTTATTCAATCTCTTCGCCCTATTACTTGGAGGATGTTGCAAAAACTGTGTCGTTCCCGAGCAAGTGAATTATCCTAAAAATGCGCGTAGTGGAATAAAATATACTAATAGTACAACGGATTTAAGTCGGGTTGCATGGTGGAATAAGTTGCGGGATCCTGAATTGAATCAACTTATAGCCAAGGCCTTAGCCTGTAATGATACAGTAAAACGCTCGTATGCTACGATTGAACAAGCTCAAGCACAATTAAAAGCAGCCCAATATGCCTGGATTCCCACTCTAGATGCCACCGCGACCGGTTTTGCTGGGGGAACTTGGAATTCACATGTCACACCCAGAGGACAATTGGCTAACAGTCCTTTTTTCTCAAATCTGTCCAACTTGAGATTCAGAGGGTACTACGCTGGCTTTGTGCCAAGATACACCGTAAATATATTAAATAATATTTATAATATTAAAGCGGCAAAGGCTTCTTTAGCTATGGAGCAAGCTCAGTCTCAGTCCACAAAATTGGGAATCATTAGCCAAATGAGCGGGGCTTATTTTATGCTCTTGAGTCAAAGAGAGCAATTGGCTGTTGAGAAGGAGCTGACGAACGATTTAAAGAAGCTGCATCAACTCGAACAAATTCGCTTCCGAAAAGGTGCCAGCAATATTGAAATCCCAATTAATATTGATCAACAACTGGCCCAGGAAGAGGCTAAGATTCCTCAAATTGAAAGTGTCATTGCGCAAAGCGAAAATACCATTCACCTGTTATTGAATCAAAACCCAGGACCTATCGCGACCCATAGAAGCGTGCTTTCGTTGAATTTGAGTCATTTAATTCCTTCATCACTACCTTCTTCCGTCTTAAAAAATCGTCCCGATCTTATCATTGCGTTAAATAATTTAAAAATTGCAGAAGCACAAATTGGAATGGCATATTCAGCTTTTTTCCCAACCATCACCTTAACCAGTTTGATTGGCGGTGCGTCTGTTGATTTAAGAAATCTTCTAAAGTTGAGTACAAATATTTGGGTTGCCCAAGCTGCTGCATCAACAAAAATATTCAATGCCAGCTCTTATGCAGACATTAAATCAGCGAAAGCTGGATTCAAAGCAACTTATTATGATTACTTATATACACTTCATTCTGCTTTTGCTGATGTGGATGATGCCCTTACCAATGAGCAGAATAACAATTTATCCTATTTGCAAACGCAAAAAGGATATCAAGCGGCGAGAAAAGCATATCGAGTTGCATTAGCCCAATATAAATCTGGAGCAAGAGATTACCGCAATGTAATTAATGCAAAAATAAATCTGGATCGCAGCAAATTGAATTTAATCCAGGAAAAAGCCCAATTACTCGACAGCATTGTGCAAGTATATAATGAAGTCGCTGGTGGATACGATGCTGAAATAATCACCAGGGCAAGTAAACAGCCTGGAAAATCCAGGCAATCTCAAATGAGTCTCTAG
- a CDS encoding ABC transporter substrate-binding protein — MLREFSRKLFICFFVFLFFITANRFAYSVTEKHQAPHTINPGTLTVATYFTNPPFEYLNNKKEIGFEVDLIREIAKRLHLQLEFKNTQWEKIINELRENRYDLIMGAITITADRKKLIAFSKPYMTTTLSIVINKDKTPQVKTIADLSQLTMGVQAATTDFDIARQMKNQGQIHGIKVYPFKNFNLAIADLRMGKIGALMKVFPVAYYYVEHYPELKVISAVPNAPQPLGFGMNLANQELVKAVNQVQAEMQADGTYAKIYKKWFGTRSTPH; from the coding sequence ATGTTAAGAGAATTTTCCAGAAAATTATTTATTTGTTTTTTTGTATTTTTGTTTTTTATCACTGCAAACAGGTTTGCTTACTCAGTCACTGAAAAACATCAAGCACCGCATACAATAAACCCCGGAACACTTACTGTTGCTACTTATTTTACTAATCCACCATTCGAATACCTGAATAATAAAAAGGAAATTGGTTTTGAGGTAGACTTAATTCGGGAGATTGCCAAGCGTTTGCATTTGCAACTTGAATTTAAAAACACCCAATGGGAAAAAATTATAAATGAATTAAGGGAAAATCGTTATGATCTCATTATGGGGGCGATTACCATCACAGCTGATCGAAAAAAACTTATCGCATTTTCCAAGCCCTATATGACTACGACGCTAAGCATTGTGATCAATAAGGACAAAACACCTCAAGTAAAAACCATTGCTGATCTTTCCCAACTCACCATGGGTGTACAGGCAGCAACAACTGATTTTGATATTGCCAGACAGATGAAAAACCAAGGCCAAATTCATGGTATAAAAGTATATCCGTTTAAAAACTTTAATTTGGCAATAGCGGATTTAAGAATGGGAAAAATAGGGGCGTTGATGAAAGTCTTTCCTGTTGCGTATTATTATGTTGAGCACTATCCGGAGTTGAAAGTTATTTCTGCTGTCCCCAATGCACCCCAACCTTTAGGGTTTGGCATGAATCTGGCCAATCAGGAACTGGTTAAAGCGGTTAATCAAGTCCAGGCAGAAATGCAAGCAGATGGAACTTATGCAAAAATCTACAAGAAATGGTTTGGTACTCGTTCCACCCCGCACTGA
- a CDS encoding acyltransferase family protein, translating into MKYRPDIDGLRAIAIIFVLIYHGGLSFFPSGFIGVDVFFVISGFLITRILHESLHKGSFSFMDFYNRRLWRLQPVFVCMLFFATALAVVFFLPDDLMQYSKSARKSSLFLSNLFFDKTTTGYFSPNTHQIPLLHTWSLSIEWQCYLFLPCLIYGLHRFSPRKYLIPLIIVLTLIAFLNSLYNAKTLPAHSYYLFSSRIFEFLIGSCVAFTPTTFLFNQGWLVNLFGSLALFILLYVASLQPNLAGYPDEHAFAVCIATGLLILIGSSASENVCSKLLSSKPLVFIGLLSYSLYIWHWAVFSFLRYQNIVLSPSVLAAAFGVTFVLAYFSWRFIEKPSTQWKQMQFRYTCLLLLGVPIITLHLAHFIIKKNEGFPQRFNHELLTVQHQLDQYNSPQRALCITDFENAINTQCLMGTKKAPRKHALMIGDSFSNHYWGFMDVLGQAANVSILMQTVSSCLTLPDIYLYDWWHFKKQVYPLCYELTKKYYQMIQTQHYDYVIIGQLWVNYLTDNIINNPGDKRSLPLTQRRLEKALDKALSIIIASGAKPVLIHSTAIMQNNFHDCFFKHIKLRKSYTPHDCDFSFKEEQWFNHLFKKMKSKYPHLIVIDPKKVQCMHNRCQADIDGVPVYRDVGHITDYASYRLGELYLQKYSNPLG; encoded by the coding sequence ATGAAATACCGTCCCGATATTGATGGGCTCAGAGCCATAGCGATTATCTTCGTCTTGATTTATCACGGAGGGCTCTCCTTTTTTCCTTCCGGCTTTATAGGGGTTGATGTATTTTTTGTTATCTCCGGATTCCTGATTACGCGCATCCTTCATGAGTCACTTCATAAAGGTTCCTTTTCCTTTATGGATTTTTATAATCGAAGATTATGGCGTTTACAACCTGTGTTTGTTTGCATGCTCTTTTTTGCCACTGCCTTGGCTGTCGTATTTTTTTTACCTGATGATTTGATGCAGTACAGCAAAAGTGCACGTAAATCCTCTTTATTTTTATCCAACCTATTTTTCGATAAAACTACGACGGGTTATTTTTCCCCAAATACCCATCAAATCCCCTTGCTTCATACCTGGTCTCTTTCAATAGAGTGGCAGTGTTATTTGTTTTTACCTTGTCTCATCTATGGTTTGCATCGTTTTTCACCTAGAAAATACTTGATTCCATTAATCATTGTCTTAACTTTAATCGCTTTCCTCAACTCTTTGTACAATGCGAAAACCTTGCCCGCCCACTCATATTATTTATTTTCCAGCAGAATTTTTGAGTTTTTAATTGGCTCTTGTGTCGCCTTTACTCCAACGACTTTCTTGTTTAATCAGGGATGGCTTGTAAATCTCTTTGGAAGTCTGGCATTATTCATTTTATTGTATGTTGCCAGCCTGCAGCCTAACTTGGCAGGTTACCCTGACGAACATGCTTTTGCCGTGTGCATCGCCACCGGATTACTTATCCTCATAGGGTCCTCTGCTTCTGAAAATGTTTGCAGTAAACTACTTTCCAGTAAGCCTTTGGTTTTCATAGGTCTATTATCTTATTCCCTTTACATTTGGCATTGGGCTGTTTTTTCTTTTTTACGGTATCAAAATATCGTTCTCAGCCCTTCGGTTCTAGCCGCTGCTTTTGGGGTTACTTTTGTTTTAGCATATTTTTCCTGGCGTTTTATTGAAAAGCCTTCCACACAATGGAAGCAAATGCAATTTCGGTATACCTGCTTACTTCTCTTAGGAGTTCCTATAATTACCTTGCACCTGGCCCATTTCATCATAAAAAAAAATGAGGGATTCCCTCAACGCTTTAACCATGAGCTTTTAACCGTCCAGCACCAACTGGACCAATACAACAGCCCGCAAAGAGCTTTATGTATTACTGATTTTGAGAATGCTATCAATACACAATGCCTCATGGGTACGAAAAAAGCACCCCGTAAACATGCATTAATGATTGGGGATTCATTTTCCAATCATTATTGGGGGTTTATGGATGTGCTAGGACAAGCAGCCAATGTTTCAATTTTAATGCAGACGGTATCATCCTGTTTAACTTTACCTGACATTTATCTTTATGATTGGTGGCACTTTAAAAAACAAGTCTACCCGCTCTGTTATGAGCTCACAAAAAAGTATTACCAGATGATTCAAACCCAGCATTATGATTACGTGATCATTGGACAATTATGGGTTAATTACCTTACGGACAACATCATAAATAACCCGGGTGATAAACGATCTTTACCCTTAACACAAAGAAGATTGGAAAAAGCGTTAGATAAGGCACTTTCCATCATTATTGCTTCAGGGGCAAAACCGGTGTTAATTCATTCAACGGCAATAATGCAAAATAATTTCCATGATTGTTTTTTCAAACATATAAAACTTAGAAAATCCTATACCCCCCATGACTGCGATTTTAGCTTTAAAGAGGAACAATGGTTTAACCATTTATTTAAGAAAATGAAAAGTAAGTACCCACACCTTATTGTGATTGATCCTAAAAAAGTACAATGCATGCATAATAGGTGTCAGGCGGATATCGATGGGGTTCCTGTGTATCGAGATGTAGGCCATATTACCGATTACGCTTCCTATAGGCTGGGGGAACTTTATTTGCAAAAATATTCTAATCCTTTGGGCTAG
- a CDS encoding ABC transporter permease, with translation MKFKNLVHGLSLERLAGLIRKEFILITRDRGTIAMLVILPIMLLILFGFAIEFDPKHLPTTVISYDNSPLTRSYVSALEASGYFKVTSLETSEHQKNQDFANGKISLAFTIPPDFTRKYIRKENPQLLVEIDGSDPGSSASALGNALPILNQTLDGFNKQGLGSPLPAQSTRSVDLTIHRLYNESNTSSYNIVPGLIGVLLTLTMVMLTSTAITSEKEAGTMEMLLSTPLKPTEIILGKVIPYIVLGYLQLTSILIFGKVLIHIPTEGSIILLYIAVAPFIIANLMVGMIYSTLARTPMQAMQLSVFYQLPSMFLSGYIFSFYGMPKWAQLIGYCMPMTYFVRIARGILLKGNTFSQIVPNILPILLIAFILILLTGKIFRTKLD, from the coding sequence ATGAAGTTTAAGAATTTAGTACATGGATTATCTCTAGAGCGTCTCGCAGGTCTAATACGTAAAGAGTTTATCCTGATCACCCGTGATCGGGGCACGATAGCGATGTTGGTCATTTTGCCGATTATGCTGCTTATTCTTTTTGGTTTTGCTATTGAATTTGATCCCAAACATCTCCCTACTACCGTTATTAGTTATGATAATTCCCCCCTAACCCGAAGCTATGTGAGTGCACTTGAAGCTTCCGGATATTTTAAAGTGACGAGCCTGGAAACAAGCGAACATCAAAAAAATCAGGATTTTGCAAATGGAAAGATCAGTTTGGCATTTACTATTCCTCCTGATTTCACTCGTAAATACATTCGTAAAGAGAATCCACAATTACTGGTTGAAATTGATGGCTCTGATCCTGGAAGCAGTGCCAGTGCACTTGGGAATGCGCTGCCTATATTGAATCAAACGTTGGATGGATTCAATAAACAAGGATTGGGTTCCCCACTGCCTGCTCAAAGCACCCGCAGTGTCGACCTTACAATTCACCGACTTTATAATGAATCGAATACCAGTTCTTATAATATCGTTCCCGGGTTAATTGGGGTATTACTTACCCTGACTATGGTGATGCTTACCTCGACTGCCATCACTTCCGAGAAGGAGGCTGGGACGATGGAAATGTTGTTAAGTACCCCGTTAAAACCTACAGAGATTATTCTTGGCAAAGTCATCCCTTATATTGTTTTAGGTTACTTGCAACTTACCAGTATTTTAATTTTTGGAAAGGTTTTAATTCATATTCCTACTGAAGGAAGTATTATCTTACTTTATATAGCAGTTGCCCCTTTTATCATTGCCAATTTAATGGTAGGCATGATTTATTCCACCCTTGCACGTACGCCAATGCAAGCAATGCAACTAAGCGTTTTTTACCAATTACCCTCAATGTTTTTATCGGGGTATATTTTTTCTTTCTATGGTATGCCTAAATGGGCACAGCTGATTGGATACTGTATGCCTATGACTTACTTTGTACGAATTGCACGGGGAATTTTATTGAAGGGAAATACCTTCAGCCAAATTGTTCCCAATATTTTACCTATTTTGTTAATTGCTTTTATTTTGATTCTTTTAACAGGAAAAATATTTAGAACGAAGCTCGACTAA
- a CDS encoding HIT family protein: MASECVIDLIVAKKESAFIVFEDEDFIAFLDSRPLFPGHTLLAPKQHIKTLYDVPDSLVSPLFTLTQKIGKAIEKAMGAAGSFIAMNNTVSQSIPHLHIHIVPRNRHDGLKGFFWPRTHYKDEQHMHEVQEQIKHQLALG, from the coding sequence ATGGCAAGTGAATGTGTCATTGACTTAATTGTTGCAAAAAAGGAAAGCGCTTTTATCGTTTTTGAAGATGAGGACTTCATTGCATTTCTGGACTCTCGTCCGCTTTTTCCCGGTCATACTTTATTAGCCCCCAAGCAGCATATAAAGACGTTGTATGATGTGCCGGACTCCTTGGTTTCCCCACTCTTCACATTAACCCAAAAGATAGGCAAGGCTATTGAAAAGGCAATGGGTGCTGCAGGAAGTTTCATTGCGATGAATAACACGGTGAGCCAAAGCATACCTCATCTGCATATACATATAGTGCCAAGAAACAGACATGATGGACTTAAAGGATTTTTTTGGCCGCGAACTCATTATAAGGATGAACAGCATATGCATGAAGTCCAGGAACAAATTAAACATCAGCTCGCTCTTGGTTAA
- a CDS encoding glutathione peroxidase, whose amino-acid sequence MTSNTASADSTQLNNNAYDYSFHTLRGHEPLPLSAFRGKVLIVVNTASKCGFTPQYARLEKLYEKYKDRGLVILGVPANDFGGQEPGTEQEIANFCQVNYGVTFPMAAKEVVSGKNAHPFYLWAKEKLGFGTAPKWNFHKYLINRKGDLVDYFYSTTSPEAGRFVKAVEKALAEEA is encoded by the coding sequence ATGACCTCTAACACCGCTTCAGCTGATTCAACCCAACTCAATAATAATGCCTATGATTATTCTTTTCATACCTTACGGGGGCATGAACCCTTACCTTTATCTGCCTTTCGAGGCAAGGTTTTGATTGTTGTGAATACGGCTTCCAAGTGTGGTTTCACCCCCCAGTATGCTCGCTTGGAGAAGCTTTATGAAAAATACAAGGATCGTGGATTGGTGATACTTGGAGTTCCTGCAAACGATTTTGGTGGTCAGGAACCCGGTACAGAACAAGAAATTGCCAATTTCTGCCAGGTCAATTATGGGGTTACTTTTCCCATGGCTGCCAAAGAAGTGGTTTCCGGGAAAAATGCGCATCCCTTCTATCTTTGGGCTAAAGAAAAACTAGGATTTGGTACAGCGCCAAAATGGAACTTTCATAAATACCTTATTAACCGCAAAGGCGATCTTGTTGATTATTTCTATTCAACGACTTCTCCGGAAGCAGGGAGATTTGTCAAAGCGGTTGAAAAGGCGCTTGCTGAAGAAGCATAA
- a CDS encoding leucyl aminopeptidase family protein: MQPNLFYTVDSVSSIPLYLVSPKKWAEQSANLTSIEYNYFRQMQFNGNIDDCCLFYNADGLLEKAFIGTGNEDQTLAMAHAAQLLPANTYQVQGTYSAEAALYWALAQYQFDKYKENRTQPRIMVIDPPMFDELLLSAQTHFLVRDLINEPASDLGPEELADAVAAMARKYDAKFEQWIGNELLRDNFPAIHAVGRAAQSEPRLLSLIWGEEKNPRITLVGKGVCFDTGGLNIKSPYGMRIMKKDMGGAAHVIGLAYWIMASNLPIRLHLLIPTVENAIGPCACRPGDILTMRNGFTVELDNTDAEGRLIMADALVKACEEYPDLLIDFATLSSSARVAVGTEMSAFFTNNETLSEALMSTSVKAFDPLWRLPLFAPYEQLLQSSIADMVNCSDYPYAGAIVAALFLQRYITPSTPWLHFDIMAWSEQNKPGKPEGGEVMGLRAVMGYLLDTYGS, encoded by the coding sequence ATGCAACCAAATCTCTTTTACACAGTAGATAGCGTCAGCTCCATTCCTCTTTATCTTGTGTCCCCAAAAAAATGGGCAGAGCAGAGTGCTAACTTAACTTCGATTGAATATAACTACTTTAGGCAAATGCAATTTAATGGAAACATTGATGATTGCTGCCTGTTTTATAATGCGGATGGTTTATTGGAAAAGGCCTTCATAGGCACTGGAAATGAAGATCAAACTCTGGCAATGGCTCATGCAGCCCAATTGCTGCCAGCAAATACCTATCAGGTGCAAGGTACTTACTCCGCAGAGGCTGCTTTATATTGGGCATTGGCACAATATCAATTTGACAAATACAAAGAAAATCGCACGCAACCGCGCATCATGGTCATTGATCCGCCCATGTTCGATGAGCTACTCCTTTCAGCGCAAACCCATTTCCTGGTTCGTGATCTAATCAATGAACCTGCTAGTGATCTGGGACCTGAAGAATTGGCAGATGCAGTTGCAGCAATGGCTCGCAAATATGATGCCAAATTTGAACAATGGATTGGAAATGAATTGCTACGCGATAATTTTCCCGCCATCCACGCGGTAGGACGGGCAGCCCAATCGGAGCCTCGTTTACTTTCTCTAATTTGGGGTGAGGAAAAAAATCCTCGCATTACCTTGGTGGGTAAAGGAGTTTGTTTTGACACCGGTGGTCTGAATATCAAATCCCCCTATGGCATGCGCATCATGAAAAAAGATATGGGAGGCGCCGCCCATGTAATTGGACTTGCATACTGGATTATGGCGAGCAACTTACCTATTCGGTTACATCTGCTTATTCCCACAGTGGAAAATGCAATCGGACCTTGTGCATGCCGGCCAGGGGATATTTTAACCATGCGCAATGGCTTCACAGTAGAATTAGATAATACTGATGCTGAAGGCCGTTTGATTATGGCCGATGCTTTGGTCAAAGCGTGTGAGGAATATCCTGACCTCCTAATCGACTTTGCTACATTATCCAGCTCGGCGCGTGTTGCCGTGGGGACGGAAATGTCAGCTTTTTTCACCAATAATGAGACCTTATCAGAAGCACTAATGAGTACGTCTGTTAAAGCTTTTGATCCTCTATGGCGTTTACCTTTGTTTGCGCCTTATGAACAACTTCTGCAATCTTCTATTGCCGATATGGTCAATTGCAGTGACTATCCCTATGCAGGGGCTATTGTCGCAGCCTTATTCCTGCAACGTTATATTACCCCAAGCACACCCTGGTTGCATTTTGACATCATGGCCTGGAGTGAACAAAATAAACCGGGGAAACCAGAAGGGGGCGAAGTGATGGGGTTACGTGCGGTCATGGGCTATCTGTTGGATACTTACGGGTCATGA